The Mesorhizobium sp. M1D.F.Ca.ET.043.01.1.1 genome contains a region encoding:
- the tauA gene encoding taurine ABC transporter substrate-binding protein: MSTISRRILLLSSAALAGVAYLGPAAAEDLKITIGYQTVVEPSKVPQADGVYEKATKAAIDWRKFDSGADVIAAVASGSVDIGYVGSSPLAAAASRELPIQTIFVVGLIGPSEALVARNGAGIEKVADLAGKKVAVPFVSTTHYSLLAALKHEGVDPKSVEILNLRPPEIAAAFARGDIDAAYVWDPALGQIKTSGKVVLDSAQVAAWGAPTFDAWIVRTDFADKHPEAVRDFVKVTGEAYAKFLAKPEAWSVSSPEAGKIAKLTGAKLEEVPELLKGYVFPTLDEQASDKFLGGATVKAIAATSAFLKEQGKIDAVLPDYSKYVTTKYASEALASN, translated from the coding sequence ATGTCAACCATTTCACGACGCATTCTGCTTCTGTCGTCCGCCGCGCTCGCGGGCGTTGCCTATCTCGGCCCGGCCGCGGCGGAGGATCTCAAGATCACCATCGGCTACCAGACTGTGGTCGAGCCTTCGAAAGTGCCGCAGGCCGACGGCGTCTACGAGAAAGCGACCAAGGCGGCGATCGACTGGCGCAAATTCGATTCCGGCGCCGACGTCATCGCGGCGGTCGCGTCCGGATCGGTCGATATCGGCTATGTCGGCTCGAGCCCGCTGGCCGCGGCCGCCAGCCGCGAGCTGCCGATCCAGACCATTTTCGTCGTCGGGCTGATCGGCCCGTCGGAGGCGCTGGTCGCGCGCAACGGCGCCGGCATCGAGAAGGTCGCCGACCTTGCCGGCAAGAAGGTGGCGGTGCCGTTCGTGTCGACCACGCATTACAGCCTGCTCGCGGCGCTGAAGCATGAGGGCGTCGATCCGAAGTCGGTCGAGATCCTCAACCTCAGGCCGCCGGAAATCGCCGCCGCCTTCGCGCGCGGTGACATCGACGCGGCCTATGTCTGGGATCCGGCGCTCGGCCAGATCAAGACATCCGGCAAGGTGGTGCTTGATTCTGCGCAGGTGGCGGCCTGGGGCGCGCCGACCTTCGACGCCTGGATCGTGCGCACCGACTTCGCCGACAAGCACCCGGAAGCGGTGCGCGACTTCGTCAAGGTGACCGGCGAGGCCTATGCCAAATTCCTGGCCAAGCCCGAGGCCTGGTCGGTGTCCTCGCCGGAAGCCGGCAAGATCGCCAAGCTCACCGGCGCCAAGCTGGAAGAGGTGCCGGAACTGCTCAAGGGCTATGTCTTCCCGACGCTCGACGAGCAGGCCTCGGACAAGTTCCTCGGCGGCGCTACGGTCAAGGCGATCGCGGCGACGTCCGCCTTCCTCAAGGAGCAGGGCAAGATCGACGCCGTGCTGCCCGACTACTCGAAATACGTGACGACCAAATATGCCAGCGAGGCGCTCGCCTCGAACTGA
- a CDS encoding TauD/TfdA family dioxygenase, producing the protein MSNLAAVDQIIPLTDVIPLTARVGAEIRGIRLGGSLPDATIAAVNQLLLKHKVVFFRGQDHLDDSEHELFARRLGDLVPHPTQGPVAGTASILNLDSSRGGGRADQWHTDVTFVDAYPKFSVLRGVVIPAAGGDTIWSNTHAAYQSLPAPLKLLADNLWAIHSNAYDYAAVRPRATAEERRHFEEVFTSTVYETEHPVVRVHPETGERSLLLGNFVQRFVGLSKSDSAKLYELFQSYVTTPENTVRWRWQAGDVAIWDNRATQHYAVNDYGDQQRIVRRATVDGDVPVSVDGRRSVTHVKTTKPAAKAA; encoded by the coding sequence ATGAGCAACCTAGCCGCCGTCGACCAGATCATTCCGCTAACCGATGTCATTCCGCTCACCGCCCGTGTGGGGGCGGAAATCAGGGGCATCCGCCTTGGCGGAAGCTTGCCTGACGCCACCATCGCTGCAGTCAATCAGCTGCTTCTGAAGCACAAGGTGGTCTTCTTCCGCGGTCAGGACCATCTCGACGATTCCGAGCATGAACTGTTCGCGCGGCGCCTGGGCGATCTCGTGCCGCATCCCACGCAGGGTCCGGTGGCGGGCACGGCCTCGATCCTCAACCTGGATTCGAGCCGCGGCGGAGGCCGCGCCGACCAATGGCACACGGACGTGACCTTCGTGGATGCCTATCCGAAATTCTCCGTCCTTCGCGGCGTCGTCATCCCCGCGGCCGGCGGCGATACCATCTGGTCCAACACGCATGCCGCCTATCAAAGCCTGCCGGCACCGCTCAAACTGTTGGCGGACAATCTCTGGGCCATCCACAGCAATGCCTACGACTATGCCGCGGTGCGGCCGCGCGCCACCGCCGAGGAAAGGAGGCATTTCGAGGAGGTCTTCACCTCGACGGTCTACGAAACCGAACACCCCGTGGTACGCGTGCATCCGGAAACCGGGGAGCGGTCGCTGCTTTTGGGCAACTTCGTGCAGCGCTTCGTCGGCCTGTCGAAGAGCGACTCGGCAAAGCTCTACGAGTTGTTCCAGAGCTATGTGACCACGCCGGAGAACACCGTGCGGTGGCGCTGGCAGGCCGGCGACGTCGCGATCTGGGACAATCGGGCCACCCAGCATTATGCGGTGAACGACTATGGCGACCAGCAGCGGATCGTGCGCCGCGCCACCGTCGACGGCGACGTGCCGGTGAGCGTCGACGGACGCCGCAGCGTCACGCACGTCAAGACGACCAAGCCGGCGGCGAAGGCCGCCTGA
- a CDS encoding ABC transporter permease subunit, whose protein sequence is MSIGSYTVRPGAKVGENDGLSVPWSRPRRKRTGVSARLISALTILALLAAWTVSAKLQLVSPVFLPSAAAVWAKFVVVARDGFVDATLLQHVTASLGRVFAALIVAIVVGVPVGLAIGISRIGRGVFDPLLEFLRPIPPLAYLPLIVIWFGIGEPSKILVIAIAMLAPVALSTAAGVRGVSRERIDAARSLGATRRQVVRHVVLPSALPSILTGLRIALGAGWSTLVAAELVAATRGLGFMIQSAAQFLVTDVVVMGILVIATIAFALEFVIRRIERALVPWAGRD, encoded by the coding sequence ATGAGCATCGGCAGCTACACGGTGCGGCCCGGAGCAAAGGTCGGTGAGAATGACGGTCTGTCGGTGCCGTGGTCGCGGCCGCGTCGCAAGCGGACGGGCGTTTCGGCCCGCCTGATTAGCGCCCTCACCATTCTAGCGCTGTTGGCGGCATGGACGGTGTCGGCCAAACTGCAGCTGGTGTCACCGGTCTTCCTGCCCTCGGCCGCCGCCGTCTGGGCGAAGTTCGTCGTGGTCGCCCGCGACGGGTTCGTCGATGCGACGCTGCTGCAGCACGTCACCGCCAGCCTAGGCCGTGTGTTCGCGGCGCTGATCGTGGCGATCGTCGTCGGCGTTCCCGTGGGGCTCGCCATCGGCATCAGCCGGATCGGGCGCGGCGTCTTCGATCCGCTGCTCGAATTCCTGAGGCCGATCCCGCCGCTCGCATATTTGCCGCTGATCGTCATCTGGTTCGGCATCGGCGAGCCGTCGAAGATCCTGGTGATCGCCATTGCCATGCTGGCGCCGGTGGCGCTGTCGACCGCCGCCGGCGTGCGCGGCGTCTCGCGCGAGCGCATCGACGCGGCGCGTTCGCTGGGTGCGACGCGCAGGCAGGTCGTGCGCCATGTCGTTTTGCCCAGCGCCTTGCCCTCGATCCTCACCGGCCTGCGCATAGCGCTCGGCGCCGGCTGGTCGACGCTGGTCGCGGCCGAACTGGTGGCGGCGACGCGCGGGCTCGGCTTCATGATCCAGTCGGCGGCGCAGTTCCTGGTCACCGACGTCGTGGTGATGGGCATTCTGGTGATCGCGACCATCGCCTTCGCGCTGGAATTCGTCATCCGCCGGATCGAGCGCGCGCTGGTTCCCTGGGCGGGCAGGGATTGA
- a CDS encoding FAD/NAD(P)-binding protein, whose amino-acid sequence MVGRGNSIIIVGGGASGVVLAAHLLKSPNPDLRVTLIEKRPHFGQGMAYSTLLSAHVLNVNASGMSAHADDPGDFARWVLERGFAKADQGPFYAPRSLYARYLKELLDDLEERERETGRLRLIREESLSISPTPSGVEVALANGTSVVGHLAVLATGHDEQPGAFQGRAIRMGSEADTALDPEATVLVLGTGLSMVDAFLSLEQRGHRGEIVAVSRRGLLPSPHRKGNPIKLDVADIPLGTELSYFVGWFRNLIRENQKAGGDWRDVVDGLRPFNQKIWQNWPSSAKRRFVEHTKAWWDIHRHRMAPEVYERVTEAVGSGRIRLVAGRVVDIEPGFTVTIQQRATQALETLEVARIYDCMGIARDISRTSNGVVRSLVERALARPDPLRLGLDVTGGCELIAADGTVSSKLLAVGPLTRGTFFEIDAIPDIRVQCAKLSKLLLG is encoded by the coding sequence ATGGTTGGACGCGGCAACTCCATCATCATTGTCGGCGGCGGGGCCAGCGGCGTCGTGCTGGCGGCGCATCTTTTGAAATCGCCAAACCCCGATCTGCGCGTCACGCTGATCGAGAAGCGTCCGCATTTCGGCCAGGGCATGGCCTATTCGACGCTGCTCTCCGCGCATGTGCTCAATGTCAACGCTTCCGGCATGAGCGCCCATGCCGACGATCCGGGTGATTTCGCGCGCTGGGTGCTGGAGCGCGGCTTCGCAAAGGCGGACCAGGGACCGTTCTACGCGCCTCGAAGCCTCTATGCCCGTTACCTGAAGGAACTGCTCGACGATCTCGAGGAGCGCGAGCGCGAGACGGGAAGGCTACGCCTGATCCGCGAGGAGAGCCTGTCGATCTCGCCGACCCCGTCGGGCGTCGAGGTGGCCCTGGCCAACGGCACCAGCGTCGTCGGCCATCTCGCCGTTCTGGCCACCGGCCATGACGAGCAGCCTGGCGCCTTCCAGGGCCGCGCCATCCGCATGGGTTCGGAGGCCGACACCGCGCTCGACCCCGAAGCCACGGTCCTGGTGCTGGGCACGGGCTTGAGCATGGTCGACGCCTTCCTGTCGCTGGAGCAGCGCGGCCATCGTGGCGAGATCGTCGCCGTGTCGCGGCGTGGCCTGCTGCCCTCGCCGCACCGCAAGGGCAACCCGATCAAGCTCGACGTCGCCGACATCCCGCTCGGCACCGAGCTTTCCTATTTCGTCGGCTGGTTCCGCAACCTGATTCGCGAGAACCAGAAGGCCGGCGGCGACTGGCGCGACGTGGTCGACGGCCTCAGACCCTTCAACCAGAAGATCTGGCAGAACTGGCCGTCCTCGGCCAAACGCCGTTTCGTCGAGCACACCAAGGCCTGGTGGGACATCCATCGCCATCGCATGGCGCCGGAAGTCTATGAGCGCGTCACCGAAGCGGTCGGCTCGGGCCGCATCCGCCTCGTCGCCGGCCGGGTCGTGGACATCGAGCCGGGCTTCACCGTCACGATCCAGCAGCGCGCCACGCAGGCGCTCGAGACGCTCGAAGTTGCCCGCATCTATGACTGCATGGGCATCGCCCGCGACATCTCGAGGACGTCGAACGGCGTCGTGCGCTCGCTGGTCGAGCGCGCCCTGGCGCGCCCCGATCCGCTGCGCCTCGGCCTCGACGTCACCGGCGGATGCGAGCTGATCGCGGCCGACGGCACGGTGTCGTCGAAGCTCCTCGCCGTCGGCCCGCTGACGCGCGGCACCTTCTTCGAGATCGACGCCATTCCGGATATCCGCGTCCAATGCGCGAAGCTGAGCAAGCTGTTGCTGGGTTAA